Within Rhododendron vialii isolate Sample 1 chromosome 12a, ASM3025357v1, the genomic segment GCTGTGGGTTATGGATCAGATACGGAAATACTGATGAGCTGAAGCTTCTGGTGAAAAGATTCCATGAAGTTGGTATCAAAGTTCTCGGAGATGTTGTCCTAAATCACCGTTGTGCACAATATAGGAATCAAAATGGTGTATGGAATATTTTCGGTGGTCTTCTAAATTGGGATGATCGTGCAGTTGTTGCAGATGATCCACATTTCCAGGTAAAGTTCCTTTTGATGTGGCACCATGGTTTTTAAAGTTGGATCCTTAAAAGTGAACAGAGTTCAAACATAAATAGAGATACTAATACTCTTGACTTATGTCGGAAATTGTTGTTCGGTTTCTTCTGGCATAACATATGTCAAACACCCTTGGAGGAGATAAAAAGGggcttttgtgtgtgtgggtgggggTGGTAAAATGAAGAAAGATTCTGAACGACTTTACTACATGAATTGTGTGATGCGGTTGATCACAAAACCCGAAAGTATCGAGAATCGCTCCAAAAGAGGAGCAAATAGGTAAAGGAGAATCAGAATTTAGGAAGGAGGGCCAAAACCCTAACACTATCTTCACAGCACTAATCCAGTCTGCAGTAGACACTTGAATATGGCCTATGTGTAAGCAAAACTATtagatggatctatttgtatctagtgtaattatgtgtcttatcgtgtaattagtttaagtatctaggaccgtagtgcaattattatatagcttgtgtatatatattttacgttgaatgaaattaactctaatgggttttctcgctattacgattaccctaaaactgaacatggtatcaaagcgataGAACCTGGCGACCTACGACGTCCTTCTCGTCGCTGCGTGAACAGTACTTCGATCAGTCGGGGCTTGCCGTCGCCGTCGATCAGATCTGTTCTCGCcgatgaaatctatttttttcttctctcacgaAGTTTCAACACTGTTTCAGTCAAATCCAAAggtattcagttgatttttttgaggttctagggttttttggaacctttatttattgtttttggagttctaaagttgttgggaacattgtttattgtttatttggcattattgttctgctttcaagatgtcagaagagaaaaaacaggcttccgctagtggcaaggatgagttgagtcgtgtagggactctggataactctccattggatatttgtcccatcaaactggatgacacaaattatttactttggtctcgtacttttacattagctattgaagctaaagggatgtctgagttcattgaaggccctgttactgagcctactactgatgttgaactcaagacgtttaagtctcgtcgatctttagccatgacttggttgtttaattctatgaaggctgatattcgtagtcctttcttgcttcttaacactccatatcagatttggactattgccaaacagacttattctcagcagggcaatgatgctcagtgttttgagttgcgaaAGCGATTTCGTACTATGGATCAACATAATCGATCTGTTGCTGTTTACTTTGCTGATCTCAGTGGGGCctggcaagaatttgattattatcaggggtttcaAGCAGTTTGTTCCGTTGATACCAgtgcttggttaaaaagaatagagaaagagcgtgtgtatgactttcttgctggtcttgacgtggagtatgatccaattagagtgcaggtgttgggtcgtgttccgcTTCCATCTTTGggagaggcctatgccattgttcaataggaggagagcagaaggggtgctatgttacaAGCTCCTACTTTTGATCGTTCTGCATTGGTTGCTATTCCGCAGGGACAGTTTGGGTCTGGCAGTGGAAAGTCTCAGGCTGGTACTACCAGTGGGACCATAGACCGTatgtcactccagtgtgattattgccacaacactgaacataccaaggatttctgttggaagttatATGGTCGTCCTTCTTGTGGGCGAGGCAGTGGACGtggaggtcgaggtcgtggtcccgGGCGTTCTCAGGCTCAGGCACATGTTTCAGAGTTTGCTATCTTGTTTGATTCTGGGTTTAGCACAGGAGTTCAATCACCTTCTGATTCTGTTGGCAGTTTCTCTCTgggggagatgcaagctctcaggcgtcttatggctcaggctgattcttcctctactatagctcctacttccacagcagctcctactacatcctattttgctcattcaggtaTTCCACTAGGTTTCTCTTCTCCTGCAAGTGAAGAAAAGGTGTGTAGATTAAAGAAGGCATTTTATGGGCTGAAGCAGTCACCTAGAgcctggtttggcaggtttttTAAGGCTATACTGGTTTTTGGTTACaagcagagccatgcagatcatacaaTGTTTATTCGGCGAGGTAATGGTAAGATTGCTAtccttattgtttattttgatgacataataatgacaggcaatgatgtgagtgagattcataaccttaagtctcgtctagctcaagagttcgagattaaggacttgggatcattgagatacttccttggaatggaagtagcgaggtctgatagaggtatctttatttcccaacgcaagtatatacttgattttttggaagaaacaggtatgttgggctgtagacctgcagattctccAATTGAGGCGAATaatcatcttagtggagatgtgaGGGAGCATACTGGTAAGgagaggtatcagcgacttgtgggtcgactaatatacttggcccaCACTCCACCAGATATTCCTTATGCAGAAGGTGTTGTTAGTcaatttatgcatgatcctcgtacttcacatctagatgcagtttatcgtattttgaggtatctaaaatcagctccaggaaaaggaattttgttctaTAATCATGGTcatttgcgattggaggcattcactgatgctgactgggctggttctgtggatgacagacgctctacttctggttattgcactttccttgggggtaatctgattacctggcgaagtaagaagcaatcggtagtcgccaggtctagcgcagaagctgaatatagagctatgactaatggtgtttgtgagctcttgtggctccaaactttgttacttgatttggggtttgctgatagtgttccgatgaaactctactgcgacaataaagctgccattaacattgctcataatcccgttcaacatgacagaacgaagcacatagagattgatcgacacttcatcaaggaaaagttgaacgagggtttgatatgtatgccgtttgtgagatctggagatcagttagctaatatattcacaaaagggctgggtagcaagagttttcatcctattgtgttcaagttgggcttgattgatatcttcgcaccaacttgagggggagtgttagatggatctatttgtatctagtgtaattatgtatcttatcatgtaattagtttaagtatctaggaccgtagtgcaattattatacaacttgtatatatatattttacgttgaatgaaattaactctaatgggttttctccctattacgattaccctaaaactgaacaaaaacaaactacCATAATCTAAATAGATAGATAAGAAACAGAATTCTAGCAAATCTAAACTTCTCTTTCCAGTCCCCATCATTGTGACTATTTttaagtctcttgagttttgtgTCTCACTAGTTGGAGTCATTCCCTAACTTCTTGAGCAAACTAATTCACGAGAATTGACCTTATATTATGTAATGGCATGCTGCTACATTTGCTTATCCTATAGTTTAGAAAATGCAGTGACATAGTTCTTCGCCAAATCTATAAACTTTTCTACTTAAAGGTCTAGTTTGTCAGTTGAAACTACTATGAAACTAAATGTATATCATTCATATGACTTAAGTTCCTATAGTTTCCCTTGATTCCACATCCATGTTATTTACCCTGTCGTTTGTCTTTTGTGCATGTGCATAAACTGAATGTTATGTGTAATATATTTCAGACTTGGCCAATTAATTTCTCTGTTGTTTTCTGTTGCTTTCGGTAGGAGTGCATGATATATTATCAGCAGAAAGAATGATCGCTTACTTTGTGCTGCAATTATTTTTCACTTTCCACCTGTGTATGCATGATTAGAAAATCGAAGGATGTTTTCTTCGTGTAATAAGTTCGAGGTTGTTTTGTCTCTGTCATTCAGGGAAGAGGCAACAAGAGTAGTGGAGATAATTTCCATGCTGCACCAAATATAGATCATTCGCAGGAATTTGTGAGGAAGGATCTTAAAGAATGGCTACTTTGGCTAAGGTTCATTGTTTTGACCTTATTTCATTACCTGAGTGTTTTCTTTGATAATGGTACTTTTGTTCAACAGTGGAAAGAACTAGTTAACATTGAGGAAAATAACTTCCAGAAACTGAATCTGCTAATTGCAGAATTGCTGAATAGGTTTGCTTATTAGCCTCGTCTATGTCATTGTTTAGCTCTGTTCTATTTCATTGTTCGATCATAGGGATGGCTTACTCTTATATAGAGAGATTTTTGGATAATGCGGACAAAAAGAAGTATTTAGTGTGAGAACCCCGTGTCTCCGCTGATAGGGAGAACTGCCTCGGTGTGTAAATATATAATGAGGTCAAGCTTTGTCTGATTCACCATTTCTTATTCCTGGTTTGGACTAGAGTATTGATATACTTTATGTCGGAAAACAATGAGTACACTTTTTATCCTCTCCACTCACTGGCTGTCAAAATCACATTATTTCAATGTGAATTTGGAAAGGTTGATGTATTCCTGTGATTGGATTTTCACTTTCAAATCTAATCTAGCTGCATGTACACTTTGACtctgttttgtttggattaaaGCATTGGCACAGATTACCTGCACTTGGTTGGTACTTTTGCAGTCATGACTATATCTCCGCAGGGTTATGAAATCCCACAAAACATGGGACGTATAGTAATAATACGTACTTTTACTCTGTATAGTACCGTGGCGGATGTCGTATTAGTAATCCCCTCGCTGTTAATTTGAATGGATTACTTATCCTGTATTATGTATCCCTTCACCATTAGTCCAGTCTGTCCAGTCAAACAAATGGGGTCTGTCCAGTCAAACAAATGGGGTCCTTCAGTTTGTTCTCATTGTGGTATAAGTTTGCATGTTGTTCACTTGCAGGAAAGAAATTGGGTATGATGGGTGGAGGCTTGATTTCGTTCGGGGATTCTGGGGGGGTTATGTCAAGGACTACTTGGATGCAACTGGACCTTACTTTGCTGTAGGCGAGTACTGGGATTCTCTCAGCTACACTTATGGTGAGATGGATCACAATCAAGATGCACATAGGCAGAGAATTATTGACTGGATCAATGCTACCAGTGGAACTGCTGGTGCATTTGACGTCACTACAAAAGGAATTCTTCATGCTGTAAGTGTGGCCTGTCTAACTGGATTTCAAAATAGACATTTTCCTCAGCAATTCTAGCTTCATAGCAAGGATGAGttttgactttttcttttttcttttgtttttgtgacAATGGGAGTGATTTTCTCCATATTGTGAAACTATTTGGAGATGTTCTGCCAAAATCAGTTATTCTCAAAGACAACTAGTAATTTTGATAATAAGTAGTAAATTTTTATTAACTTTTCATTGAAGatcatttgtctcgatgagaagaATGGAAAAAGTATAAAGATAATGACCGaagttgaaaaggttcaaaaaagacaaacaagaAGACAGtaaaattgctttttttttttttaaaaaaaaaaaaacgacttaagtgattttgtttttgctttcggtcataatttATACTTTTTCTATTTCCCTCGTTGAGACAAAGGATTGAATCCAAAAAGGTTTatgaaaatctaaaaaaaaatcagaaaagacGACGAAAAATACTATTCGCATAATTTAGGGGTAAACCgacaacacccccccccccccccccccatgtgTTCCTAGTGTGGGTAAAGCAAAATTTATTATTCCGTAATAATTTAAGACTgattacaaaaaaacaaaatgggatAAACCCCAGCTACAAAGTAAAGACTGAACTGTCGATGCAAGCACTATCGTGAGTTTGTCATGTAAGAATCTAAAATTCTAAATTGAGTGGTTGTGTCTGAAAAGCGAAGTCCTACATCGGCTGGGTagtgggtaccaaagtaatatgcaagtatataagcgtgagggcaccctcacttcaagaGCTAGCTTTTGGGATTGAGTTCTccccaagaccgtgtaacatggtATTGAGCTAGGTATTAGAGATGGGTAGGGTGCATGTCTCCAGCCCTGCACACAACAGATGCTGCTGATGCTGAGTGcgcgtgagggagggtgtgaatCGAAGTCTCAcatcgttagggtaccaaagtaatatgaagtaaaTAAGcatgagggcaccctcacttcaagaGTTAGCTTTTGGGGTTAAGTTCTACCCAAGAGCGTGTAACAGTGTCTTAGTAAAGAAATTTGCAAGCTGCAAGGATGAGGAGACAAAAGGGAGAGCAATTCTACCAACTGAATGTGCTAACAAACAAAATGACATATACTTGGTACACTCATGAAAAATAGAATTATGTGTAATCTAGATAACCGTCTCATTATCATAATAGAGATGACCGAGTCCTGGGAGACAAAAGAGGAACACCCAAATCAGGAGAAGCCAACGCAACCACACTATCTCAGTAATGAGCTATTGAACAGTACTCAGCCTGAGAAGTAGAGCAAGCAGTAATAGACTGTTCCATTCTCttccaagaaataaaagaatcactgagaaaagaaacaaatcccAGACATGGACTTATGATTGTTGACATCACCAGCACGATCAACATAGGCTCTAAAAGAATCACCGAGAAAAAACACAAATCCCAAACATGGCCTTATGATCATTGACATAACCAGCGGCATAGGCTCTAAGTGTGAAAGAGGTAGTCGGAAAAAGTAATAAGCTATGATCATATGCAATATCTAGATAGAGATAAACCAAACAACCTACCAATTTACGATACAGGGTAGGTATCAGGGGGACACCATCTGAAGTGCATGTAACTCAATAGTGGTGTCAACAACTGTACGTCAATGAGTCTAGCTCGATGAATAATCTCCTTGGCATAATTAGATTATGATAATGGATAACCCTTAGGTGAAGAAGCCACCTCTATCCCAAATAGCACAAGGGACCCACGTCAACTCACGACCGTTCTTGtcttaacaaatgaaaaaaaaaagacaaatacaAAGTGACGACAGAGAAcaatccattaaaaaaaaagggtcatgATATCAACACGAAGACGAATCTGAGCTTGAATAGAGAGAGTGTGAGCAGAGGCTTCGAAGGTGTGTGACTGCTTCATAGTTCATGCGGTGTCTACTAACAGTTCCAGTTTCAGTGGAAcagaagagagaaagtgtgaTCGTTTGTTTCGTTTGCAAGGACGGAAGGGGTCCATCCTGTGACGGCAGCTATTTCCAGAAGGGATTTCCTGCTTTCATACCATGAGTAAACCACAAGGAAGATTACTTTATTATATTGAGTACTCTGCGACTGAttataaagaaacaaaatagaGGAAAACCTTGAGTATAAAGTAAAGAATGAATACCCATGGCTaagaaaataagtaacaaaAGAACAGGATTTATAGTTTTCACACCCAGTGCTATACAAGGACAGTGAAATGGTTTAACATCCTGGAACTAGATAGGATTAGGATATGGCTTGGTGAAGccccatttttcacttttcaataTAAAGAAGGTACTTGTGGAAGACTCTAAATTTACCAAACCAAAttgagccttgtgtcccaatcaattggggttggctacatgaatcttatTTTCCCATTGAGCTTTGTCGAGGGATACATGTTGACTTGGATTTAGTAAGCCCAACTCCTTTTGTATCACAGCATCCAAAGTCAGTTTATGTCTTCCTTTTCCCCTAGCCCTATCATCCACTATTATTATGTCGCTTTTCTTGACTACTGCGTATGTAGTTCTATGGTAAAtttgtccaaaccaccttaatctaCTTTCTCTCAACTTATCCTGTATAGTTCAAatcctaccatctcacgaataGTTTCGTTTCTAAATCCTATCTCTcttagtcttaccacacatccacctcaacatccTTATTTGAGCTGCACTCATCTTACTCACTTGTTGCTTACGCTAAGTTTATGCACTTAAATCTTTGACTTAGTGGAGCCATTAATCCTTGTGTTTGAGGCTACATTATGTGGGTTTCCTCCTATGACCTCGGGCACAATCTGGTTTTTGGCTAAACATTATGAGCCTGCTGGCCCTGCTCAAACAGAAAGACTTTTGGATGTTGGTTCCCTCAAACTGCTTTACTTTTGTGATACGCTCTAGTCATTGCATTGTTCCCTTTGTTcgttgttttcctttttatatTGTCAGTTGATATGCAAAAAGACTTATAGATTAAATCTCCCTTGAAGGCACTTGAAAGATGTGAATATTGGCGATTATCAGATCAGAAGGGAAAACCTCCAGGAGTGGTTGGGTGGTGGCCATCTCGTGCTGTTACATTCATAGAAAATCATGATACAGGTTCTACTCAGGTACACTTACTATAGCGGTAACTCTAAGCAGATAATTGTAGGGACttgctattttgtttttgttttttttgcctcTTCTTCCTGcaatctaacaaaaattattCCACCAAATATATAGCTGTTACAAGTTGGGTGAGAATTTGACCAACAGTGAGAGATTAAAGTAATTCTAGTCAAAGTCAATAGCTTTTGTTTGGATACTGCATGATTATGATCTAACTAGTTTACCTTCgaactattttctcttctttccttctcCATTTCTTCGTTGAAGGGTCATTGGAGATTCCCAGGTGGAAAGGAGATGCAAGGGTATGCTTACATCCTGACTCATCCTGGAACGCCAGCAGTTTTCTATGACCACATTTTCTCCCACTTGCGATCTGAAATTTCGGCACTTATTTCCCTGAGGAACCGGAATAAGATCCACTGTCGGAGTACAGTAAGTCATAATAATCTACTTATTactactccttccatcccatcAAGTTAGTCCTTTATCCCATTTTTGGATGTCCCACAATTCATGTCCCTTTATGGAATTCAATGTCCAAAATTTGATACATTTTCCATTATGCCCTTTTAGCACCCAAACAAAACTCACAACCAAGTAATAAAATTATGTTCAGGGCAATTGTGGAATGAAAATTTGTCCAACGTAATCATTATGTCTCAATAAAAAGTTGGATTCCCGAAAAGGgaccaatttttttgggacggaggaaatTCCATTTATACAAAAGTTAGGACGCTCTATTAGTTTTGGTTATGAGCTTGAGAGATGAAAAAAGGAGAGAACTCATCTCGAGGGCTTTCTTCAGCCAAATGCCAATCAAATGCTTTGAAGTTCTAAAACATCCTAGCTAATTGGATTCATGTTATGGtcatacatacatatgtatatctTTGTATACTTCTCCTCTCATAAATGCAAAGCCAAAACTTActtatcatctctctctctctctctctctctctctctctctctctctcaggttcAAATAACCAAGGCAGAAAGG encodes:
- the LOC131311392 gene encoding uncharacterized mitochondrial protein AtMg00810-like; protein product: MFIRRGNGKIAILIVYFDDIIMTGNDVSEIHNLKSRLAQEFEIKDLGSLRYFLGMEVARSDRGIFISQRKYILDFLEETGMLGCRPADSPIEANNHLSGDVREHTGKERYQRLVGRLIYLAHTPPDIPYAEGVVSQFMHDPRTSHLDAVYRILRYLKSAPGKGILFYNHGHLRLEAFTDADWAGSVDDRRSTSGYCTFLGGNLITWRSKKQSVVARSSAEAEYRAMTNGVCELLWLQTLLLDLGFADSVPMKLYCDNKAAINIAHNPVQHDRTKHIEIDRHFIKEKLNEGLICMPFVRSGDQLANIFTKGLGSKSFHPIVFKLGLIDIFAPT
- the LOC131311397 gene encoding uncharacterized protein LOC131311397; this encodes MKSIFFFSHEVSTLFQSNPKGNDAQCFELRKRFRTMDQHNRSVAVYFADLSGAWQEFDYYQGFQAVCSVDTSAWLKRIEKERVYDFLAGLDVEYDPIRVQVLGRVPLPSLGEAYAIVQ